The genomic stretch cttttttgttgccctccgctggacgttttccaatttttccacatccttcttgtagtgtggggcccaaaactggacacagtactccagatgaggctcaccaatatcgaataaaggggaacgatcacgtccctcgatctgctggcaatgcccctacttatacagcccaaaatgccattggccttcttagcaacaagggcacactgttgactcatatccagcttctcgtccactgtaacccctaggtccttttctgcagaactgctgccgagccattcgctccctagtctgtagcggtgcatgggattcttccgtcctaagtgcaggactctgcacttgtccttgttgaacctcatcagatttcttttggcccaatcctctaatttgtctaggtccctctgtctcctatccctaccctccagcatatctacctctcctcccagtttagtgtcatctgcaaacttgctgagggtgcaatccacaccatcctccagatcattaatgaacatattgaacaaaaccgacccgaggaccaacccttggggcactccacttgatactggctgccaactagacatggagctattgatcactgcccgctgagcccgacaatctaaccaactttctatccaccttatagtccattcatccagctcacacttctttaacttgctggcaagaatactgtgggagaccatgtcaaaagctttgctaaagtcaaggaacaacatgtccactgctttcccctcatccacagagccagttatctcgtcatagaaggcaattagattagtcaggcatgacttgcccttggtgaatccatgctgactgttcctgatcactttcctctcctctaagtgcttcagaattgattccttgaggacctgctccatgagttTTCCacggactgaggtgaggctgactggcctgtagttccctggatcctccttcttcccttttttaaagatgggcacgacattagcctttttccagtcatccgggacctcctctgatcgccatgagttttcagagataatggccaatggctctgcaatcacatccgtcaactcctttagcactctcggatgcagcgcttccagccccatggacttgtgctcgtccagcttttctaaatagtcccgaaccacttctttctccacagagggctggtcacctcgtccccatactgtgctgcccaatgaagtgtctgggagctgactttgtttgtgaagacagaggcaaaaaaagcattgagtacattatctttttccacatcctctgtcactaggttgccccCCTCATTCAGTcagggacccacactttccttggctttcttcatgttgctaacatacttgaagaaacccttcttgttactcttaacatcccttgctagctgcacctccaattgtgatttggccttcctgatttcactcctgcattcctgagcattatctcctccctggtcatttgtccaattttccacctcttgtaagcttcttttttgtttttaagatcagcaaggatttcactgttaagccaagctggtcgcctgccatatttactattctttctacacatcaggatggtttgtccctgtaagctcaataaggattctttaaaatacagccagctctcctggactcctttctccctcctatTATtttcccagggaatcctgcccatcagttccctgagggaatcaaagtctgcttttctgaagtccatcgCTTTTTACAATGgcaatgcattttcttttcttattaagTTACTCAGTAACTAGAAGTAATGTCTTAAAcgttgtaatatttttatacaatGCATTCTCCAGCACAAATGAAACATGAAATGAACCTCCAGTTCAAGGAACTCAAGGTGtaaagattcaaaacataaaaacaaaggtATAAATTGAACTTGTATTTACAAAGGACTGATTTAAAAGCCTGTTTTAGCCTCTGGAAACTGTTCAGTTTTATAATGTACTATAAGCATCCTGAGTATGTACCTACAGTGACCCAACTAGATGATTCTCAATGTGCCATAATGAAAATACAATCTGACAAGAGACATGTTAAATGTTATCAAGAAAATTTGCCCTCTAAGCATTGTCGTTTCTAGGACGTACTCAGATATTAAGGAAGTTAGGAAAGAGACCTGTCCCAGGCTGTAACACACTGGTATGATTAAGAGCCCGCCAGGAACTGTGAAAAAGTCCCAGTTGTCCGTAGAATAATTGAAGAAAGAAACCATTTGTATTTGCTGATGGAGATGCCGAGGTACGGGTCAATAAAGTCCTCTGGTTTCCATCATAAGCGATTGAACATCTCAGGGCAGCACCGACGGTGACACTAGAAATAAAACTGCCCGGCTTTGTGGGGGAGACTTATGGAGATCAGCACTCACCAGGTCCCTTCTCTGGGCCAAGGCTGACCAGGACTTGCCCTTCCCTGGCTCCCATCCCAACAGCAGGGGAACAAGGAGCTATTTTCCCAAAGGAAGGGCTTTGAGTGCCCTCTGGTGCCAGGGCTGCTAGCGCAGCTGCTGGCTgcgggggctggcgggggggggggctgatgggCGCCCAGGGTCTCAGCTGCCCagctggagggggctctgctcagggtgggagtgaaCAGAGCCATACAGACAGCTCCACTCAGACACAGCTAAGGGCTGCGGCTTCCTCTGGCGAGAGCATGGAGCAGCAGTTCGTTTTCCTGTTTGCACCCCGCTGTGGTAGGAAACTCAGGGGCGTGGGGGTACGGAAGCCTGCCCTGGGTGTCCCTGAGCCTCTGACTCCATAAGCTGGGACCGGACActaggggctggatcacttgataattgccctgctcattccttctgaagcacctggcaccggcCACGGCCAGACACAGGACTCTGGGCTGGATGAATCTTTGCTCTGACCCACTCCGGCCATGCTGATATATCTTCTAGGGGTCTTAACTCGTTTCATTTCCTTTCTAGTCCCAGCCACAATCTAACTCTCAGGTTCAGACCCCCAAGGCTCAGAGACCTGATCGGTCCTAGCTCCCACGCAACAGATCCGTGGCTGAgatggggctagaacccaggagtcctggctcccagccctggcccctgcctgcTAACCGCCTGGCCTGTCGGCGCTTGCTGTCCTGCAGGCCCCACTCAGCGCCGATCACGATCCTGTGCTCTCCTCCGTCATGACGAAAGCGCTCCTCACCTTCTGCGTCCTCGCCGCTCTCCAAGCGACCGCGGCCGCTCAGAACCAAACGGGTGAGTCGGCCGGTGAGGGGGAGGGCAGCAGCCTGGGATGTGGCCACCCCATAgcgtgcaggaggggggtggtcCCATTTTAAAGAGCCTGTGAGCCCTCTAGCAGAGCTCACTGTGTTCTGCGGTTGAGACACCCCCGAACCCCAGGCCGGTTGGAAaatgggctggggggaagggggttcccCCAGCAAACATTTCAAGCTGTCCACGGAAAATCGAAACATACAAAATTTCAATCCAGAAATGCTGCCAGGGTGCCTcgtgggagctgtagttcagggACCTTGTGCTCCTTCTAGGAGGGGAGGTGGGTCtattggttagagcagggtggggctgggagccagggctcctgggttctctccccagctctttcAGAGGAGTGGGGGTTAGAAGTTAGAGCAGGGttgggctggaagccaggactcctgggttctctccccaactctttcagaggagtgggggctagtggttagagcagggtggggctgggagccaggattcctgggttctctccccagctctgggaggggagtgggggccaggatttctgggttctagtcccggCTCTGGGTGGGaagtagggtctagtggttagagaagggccagttgggagacaggactcctgcgttctccccccccgccccactgtagGACAGGAATGGGGTTTAGTGGGTTAGAGAAGGGGgtctaggagccaggactcctgggttctctctttggctctgggaggggaatggggtctagtagttagggcagggcaggactcctgggttctatcctcagaTCTCAGAGgagaatggggtctagtggttagggcaggggggctgggagccaggtgcATCATAAGACACGTAGTCCAGACAGGAGAATGGGAGCAGGAGACAACTGAATTtcacctcccatgatgcactgggtGCCATTTCTGGCTTCAAATATGACAGTTTTTGGCCCCCAAAATCAATTCAGTTTCTGGCCGTTCAGCGTTTCAGCTGTGGGTGGGGTGTGGCAGAGTGCACTGTCATGTGGGTGgggaaaaacaaagacaaaataaCGCCCCCAGCTACCCAatgggctgtgggtggggaacAAGCCCAGCCAATCAGCAGGAGGTGAGGCCCAGCTGACTCTGATCAACCACCAATTGCTGCCGAGGCTGCGGGCAGTGGGCGGAGCCTGACGGCTATATGAGTCGGACCCTGCGCActccaggagggctggggggcaagAGGTGACACACAGCAGAAGGGGTCACTTAGCCGCAAGCCCTAGAGACAGCGCCAGAGCTGGGTCTGACCCACGGCTCCTGGGGCAAGACGGTGCCACATGCGGGCAACGGTCAGAGCCTCTGTGAAGAGACCGGTGCACGGAGAACTCACGGGGAAATGGGCCCGAAGCAAACGGCTGCAGATGATGGTGAAAGCTACATCGATGCACCCCTGTTTTGTAAGAACTGCTCCGTCCTCTGCTTTCCTGTCTGCCCCTGGCCTCGGTTTCTGGGGAGGCTGGGTCATCTGGGCCCCCAGGCAATCAGGGGGGTGACATCAGAATATTCAGCCCTTTGCCAAGGTCCATTTGCCATCCACGAATAGCCGGGATGGGAAATTTTCCGCCATCATTGGGACCTGTTGGGGTAACATTTGCGGGTTATTATCAGGGGAACACAGAAGACGTTGCAGCCCCTTGGTGGTTTGTTCCACTCCTCAGCCCTGGCATGGAATAGCGCCCCCTTGAGCGAGGGTGGCTGTAGGTGAGCGGGGCTATTGCACACTTACAAGGGCTTTTGCACACTCAGCCCTTTCCCCCGGGCCACTGGGTAGCAGTGCCAAGtctgggagaaactgaggcacgcatcGGCTTCATAAAAACATGGCGGAACATGCCCACTTTGTCACAGCCCCTTCTTccaatgtaggaagcatctacgcTGCAGTGGCATGCCATGGCACAGTTAGCCATGCTCCTAATGGTCCCTGGGCTATAGTGTGGACAGGGCCCAGGAAGGATAAGAGTCTCTCCAAAATTGGGAAGCCAGACGTTGGTTGGGTACAAAGATGAGtttcttccctcaccccccacaccccatctctCTTTTCAGGGATGCCTCTGGCCTGTTTCTATTGCAAAACTGGACAAAGCTGCCACCCGGCCCCCCAgatctgctccccaccccaggatgCCTGCATCATTGTTCGAGAGCACAATACGCTCGGTGAGTTCCTTCACAGTGGCTGCGGGATGCGCCATGCGGTAGAAACCCTGCTCTTGGGCGCATTTGCCACACAGCTTCCTAGCTGGCGTGTGTCTGAATGCAGCCAGGAGAATCCAACTTCCTACCTCTCCGGGAAAGAgggggggtgggtgggctggAATCGGCTCCCAAGGGCAGTTGTGGGGTCCCCATCAGTGGACGTTTTCCGACCAGGTTGGATGAACGCCCACCAGGGCTGGTCTCGGTTGCCTTGGTCTGCCCTCAGCGCTGGGTGCTAGACTGGATgccctctcgaggtctcttccaactagTGGTGGCACGGGGCACTCGCCAGGTGATTGCAGGGGGCCCCCCAGCAGCGAGGGGCCCCCCAGACCTGGGGACTCAGTTTCTTGTCCCCGGAGACAATATGACAGCCAAAGGGAAATGCCCACCCCGCTCAGTGTGATGGCCCAGGGACGGCAGCCCCACCTGGTGGGATGATGCCACCCCCCCACCGTGGTTTGGGGGAGGCAATGCCAGTCTGGGCCCTGGAATTGAGTCTAGCAAGGAGGGCACCACGGGATGAACCCCCCACTGTTTCCAGCCCTGTGTTCCTACAGAGACAGCTGGTGATAGTTATAAGGTGGCAAGGGGTGCATCCTGGAATGAGCCGCAGCTCAGTGGCCATCCTGCTGAGTGAGGAgccaaggaaaaaaatacagaggGAAAGGCTGGGGTTCATGGACCAATCTGCTGGGGTGCCCAACTCTCCTAGGTTGGGGCCTTGGGCGGGAGGCCCCTCTCTCTGCCTGGGATGATCTCTCCCCTGGAGGTGCGATCCCAAGTCAGGCCAGGCATTTCCCGGTTGGAAAGAAACAACGGAGACCCCCAGGCCCGTCTAATCTCTGCTCTTGGAGCTGCTCTGACTGGGGCAGCTAGCGGaatggtctctgggctggggagaaATTGGCTGTGTTGCTCGGTGGTTAGTGCCCTCACCTGGCTGTGGGAGACCCGCCTCTGAAGATCTGCTCATGCCAATATTTAGAGGGGACCGTGTGGGCGCGGTGGCTCCGTCGGTGTAACTGGCACGTGACGTCCCCTTCTCACTTTGCTGCCTTTCCAACAGGTGCGGAGAACTCGGGCATGTACCAGTCCTGCGCCAACTCCCGCCAGAACCTCACAGGCTTCCTGGCTTTTTACTTCGGGGCCACGGTGGCCATGGAGATCCAGTCAGAAATTTGCAAGACTGACGACTGCAACGCCGAGTCCACGCCCTCCAGTACGTACCGCTGGCGGCGGGTCGGATTTGCAGGCTCAGGGAAGCACCTGGGTCAAACCCCAAACCTCTGAGGGGCTGCATTCCCGGCCTCGGGGAAAAGCCAGGAGATTTCTGAAGACCCTGGGGCAAGCGTGCGGTTTGGGGGGAAGTCATGGGAAGCTAGTGGGGATGAGACATGTccaggagagagagggaagttTTAATGCCTTTGTCCTGGTAAGACCTTTCCTTGCATACTGTCGTCCCCCACTTTCAAGGCAGATGAATTCAAAGTGGGCCAAGTGCAGAGCAGGGCTTCTGGGCTGATCAGAGACATGGGGACCCGATCTTATGAGAGacagcttggtttgtttagcctgggatAATGCAGGCTGAGAGGAGACCTGATTGTTTTCAGGGGGTGTCTTCTGGGGTGGAAACTGGACCAGTAAGgggtcactgcctgccctgtaaccatgGGTGCCTTAAAATGCTCTACGTCAGCCCAGATGCCTGCAGCCTGCAGTCCCCCAAGTGCCTGTAGGCTGGGAagctctgcccctgtcccctcccctccgtGGCTGCTGCTTGCACAGGTGACCCCAACCCACACCTCCCAGTCCCGGATTTCCCCAGCGCTGCAACGTCCGGCCCTTTTCCGGACCAGTCAGAGGCACAATCCGCTttgtttgctcctttaaagagacccAGCAGCTCGCCACTGTACCGGCAGTTAATCATCGCTTCTGTTCAAACACAGCCCCGCGTGGGCtgagatcagtggttttcaacctgtggtccatggatgCCTGTGGGGGCCACAGACGatgtctgagatttccaaaggagtccgcACCTCCATTCAGAATTCTTTAGGGGCCCGCAAATGAAGAGGTTGCAAACCTCGGATTTAGGTGAAAAAGTCAAACCGGCTTCTTAACAAGAGGACCTAGGGGACGCGGACAAGGATCAGAACTGGAGTTAGGAAGGGTGACAAAGAAATAGACTTAaaaagatgcttttgaatggcTCAGACTCAACCAGACACTGCTTTGGTTTGAGGTCCATTTCTTACCGACCCTTTTCTTCAATCCCTTTGGTTGAAGAACCCATCTCGGCCTCCATCGCTGGACAGGCCCCAGTGGACTGGAGCTCCTGCAAGcggagaaagatgggtccttccaCCGAGGCGGGTTGAAGTCCCTGGGAACTGCTGGGTTTTGTCTCTCGAAAGGAGCAAGGCGGACGCCAGCCCTGACTGGTCCGGCGTGTACCCCAGGACACGATGTAGGGAAGCAGCCCCGAGGGACAAGAGTGATCGAAGTTGGTGGAGGAGACGGGCGCGGGACACACAGGCCAGGAAGTGAGCAAGGCTGGAAGTCAGGATGTTTCTAGCTGCCAGAGGAGAGGGGTGGCGGGACAGCTGCccggtggaggagtgggggagctAGCTGGCTGAGCGGGACGATGTGCCGGGTTGATGGCTTGGGAGGCTCCTGCCCATCCTACGTTCTCCTGCCACGGTTTCTTCCCAGAGCAAAACCTTctttctcctgctgcctttcagGGATGGCTATCAGCAGCGTCCGCAACGGGCTGCAGTGCCCGGCCTGCTACGCCCCGGGCTTCGAGAGCTGCGAGAGCGACGGGAACCTGCACTGCACGGGAGGCGCCACCCAATGTGCTGCCGTCGTCGGGACGCTGGCGCAAGGTGCGGCTTCCGTTGCTCTGGGGTGGGTTAAACCCCCGGGGAGCCGGAGCGGGGGGTTCTGGGGCTCTTCTGCgccagctgagctggggagccgGGAAACGCCCCTTTGCTTAGCAACAGCTGAAACCAAAGAAGCCGTCAGTCAAAAGAAAAAGCTGCATCATCAGGctctgtcctggctcccagcccctccactctaaccactaggccccacacccttcccagagccagggatagaacccaggagtcttggctcccagccccccccactctaaccactaggccccacaCCCTtctcagagccagggatagaacccaggagtcttggctcccagcccccccactctaaccactaggccccgcATCCTTTCCAGAGaaagggatagaacccaggagtcctggctcccagccccccccactctaaccactaggccccacaCCCTtctcagagccagggatagaacccaggagtcttggctcccagcccccccactctaaccactaggccccgcATCCTTTCCAGAGaaagggatagaacccaggagtcctggctcccagcccccccccacactctaaccactaggccccgcatccttcccagagccagggatagaacccaggagtcctggcttccagctccaTCTACTCTAACCACTATACTCCCCTACccgagccagggatagaacccaggtgtcctggctcccagccctctctaaccactagtccccaTGTCCTTCccagagctagggatagaacccaaatgtcctggctcccagcccccactctaaccactagatcctaTTCCCCAtctagagccagggatagaacccaggagtcctggctccctgctcccctgttctaaccactagaccccactcccctccagagccagggaaagaatccaggagtcctggctcccagcccccctgcacatTCCAGCAAGACTTGGAGTCCCTTTGCATATTTTTGGTGAACTGCTCTGGTCAAAAGGGGTAAAAATATTTTACCCCTtttgctgagcagcagcagaattcTGTGGCCTTGTAGGTCAGTTTCCCATTGGAGGAGAAATCCGTGGGGCAAAGTCTAGTATTTCTTTAGGGCAGTTTGCTTGTTTACACTGTCTCCgccagtcctggaacagaagtGGATGCAAACAGCATGCAGGCTGTCCCCTTAATCTCTGTTCAAACTCCAAGGAATCTCAGGGAATATTTTTGAAGTCAGAGATTCATGCAGAGAGCAATTTCTCCTGCTGCCTACCACAGCTGCCCTAGAAAGATACTGCATGAAAAAAACAGACCGCAAGCTTGTCCGACTAGGTGAAACATCTGCCCGGAGGGTCAGTCGCTTCATTGCCTCTGTAGGATGATCACACTGCATCCCCTAAGAACCCCCTGTGCCCCAGGAACTCCCTGCAACTCCCGCTAACTCCATGTGCCCCCCATACCCGGGTACTCCAGGCCAGGGGCTCTGCATGGCCCTCTTTGCCATAGCAGAGATGCCGTCACGTGGCGTTCAGGACCTCCCTTTGCTGGGCCAGTGATAATGATTCAGAGGCCAGGGCACCTTGCAAAGAAACGTGGGTGCATCTTGAGGACCGCGCAGGAAGAACAGCGGGGTTCCCCCAACCCCCCGAGGTTTATTTTACCTCCATGCTTGATACTGATTACatcgctgctggaatcctgtgtctgGTGCTGGTGTCGGGGAACAGAGTGGTcaattgcagtgtgtgtgtgtgtgttggggtggtggtggtggggggggggtcagagaagagccatgagaatgatccAAGGTGTGGAAAACCTGGCTTTAAAGTCCAGTGGCCTACGCTACCCAGGACGCCACTTTCGCTGATCACAGGGGTCCCTCCTAGCCTGAGAATTTATGAACCGGGTTGGGAGCTACTCTGAGGCCACTTGGGCTTGGAGACGAGGTCCCTTGGGAACCAGCTGGGGCCCGATCACGGCGCCAGAGAAGGGGGTTAGGCCGTGACATGTCTGATCTGCTCTGGTTCCCCCACACAGGTGGAGTCGCGATCCCGTTTGCAGCCCGGGGCTGCGCTACCCAGGCAGCCTGCGGCATCAAGACGCTGGAATCGGGGGTGTTCACCTACGAACTGACCAAGGCCCAGTGCAGCCCAGCGCCCAAAGCTCAGCCCAGCATCGCCACCCGGACTCTGGCCTGGGGCCCCTTCACCCTGGGCAGCATCGTCCCCCGGGGCCCCCTTTTCCTCCCTGCCCTTCTGGGGCTATTCCTCTGCTGATGCTCCATCTGCGTGACTGGCTGCCCCACAGGCCATTAGTGCCTCAGTAGAACTGGCGTGCtctgcccttccctgctcccgattgtgcctcagtttccccctctctgTAAGGGGGATAACAATGGTCACCTGCCCTTGCCAAGGTCTTTGGGATCCCTGGATGGGCAGGGGCTTGAGACAGAGTCCGATGCTGCCAGGAGGGGACTCTCTGCTAATTCCCCTGGAGTTTGGAGCAAAGTGCTGTGTATTATTAATATCCCTTCACAGCTTCTACCCCAGCCTTTCAAAGATCCCTGTGAGGGAACAGAACCCTGGACTCCTGactcgcagcccccccccccgttctaatcactagaccccactcaactcccagagctggggatagaacccaggagtcctggctcccagctccccagagaTTCCAGAAAAGGTTGGAGTCCCCCTGTGCATTTCAAACTGCTCTGAATAAAGCATGACCAGAGATGCAATCGCCCAAGAGCGTCCGTGCATGcgcgtgtgtttgtgtgtaccAGCTCTGACCACGTCTCCTCCACTTTCATGTGTCTCTGACAAACACCAGTGCTTCAGGGAGCAACTCTGCCTCCAGAACTGACTCCAGTCATAGGCTGCAGGGCACAGCAAACACACTTGCTGTTTGCACACCTCCCTCCACACAAAAACCTTGCacaatcccccccccacccgccccctgaACTAGCAAAACCCCAGCACATCTCCCCATGCATCAAAACTTGCTTCACAATCAGAAAAAGTCTTGCACAGGCTAAGTGTAACAGCACCACCCGGTGACGCCTCGCCTGCCCTAATGATATTCTGGAGTACCCCCTATTCACTGTTTACGTGTTGTTATGCTGAAGGTTGCTAGGGGCTGCCAACGGGTGACTCTTGGGTGCAAAGACAGCCACGGATCTCATGAAAGCCAATGGCTGTGGCAAGCACCTGCATTCAGGCTCAGTGCAAGGAGTAATTAAGCTCCTCTAAATAGCAGAGAAAGCTAGGAAAATGGAGGTGACCACCCAAGGCACATGACTGCTCAGAGCTGATCCCCGTGGGCTGAGGGGAACCGAGGCACTAGGACGTCAACTGCTGCTGCCGTGCAGAGGCGGCAGGAAGCCAGGAAG from Dermochelys coriacea isolate rDerCor1 chromosome 24, rDerCor1.pri.v4, whole genome shotgun sequence encodes the following:
- the LOC119847660 gene encoding phospholipase A2 inhibitor and Ly6/PLAUR domain-containing protein-like isoform X2, which translates into the protein MTKALLTFCVLAALQATAAAQNQTGMPLACFYCKTGQSCHPAPQICSPPQDACIIVREHNTLGAENSGMYQSCANSRQNLTGFLAFYFGATVAMEIQSEICKTDDCNAESTPSRMAISSVRNGLQCPACYAPGFESCESDGNLHCTGGATQCAAVVGTLAQGGVAIPFAARGCATQAACGIKTLESGVFTYELTKAQCSPAPKAQPSIATRTLAWGPFTLGSIVPRGPLFLPALLGLFLC
- the LOC119847660 gene encoding phospholipase A2 inhibitor and Ly6/PLAUR domain-containing protein-like isoform X1, with the translated sequence MCSGKAPLSADHDPVLSSVMTKALLTFCVLAALQATAAAQNQTGMPLACFYCKTGQSCHPAPQICSPPQDACIIVREHNTLGAENSGMYQSCANSRQNLTGFLAFYFGATVAMEIQSEICKTDDCNAESTPSRMAISSVRNGLQCPACYAPGFESCESDGNLHCTGGATQCAAVVGTLAQGGVAIPFAARGCATQAACGIKTLESGVFTYELTKAQCSPAPKAQPSIATRTLAWGPFTLGSIVPRGPLFLPALLGLFLC